A single Camelus ferus isolate YT-003-E chromosome 3, BCGSAC_Cfer_1.0, whole genome shotgun sequence DNA region contains:
- the LOC102510662 gene encoding olfactory receptor 2AJ1 — protein sequence METGNETLSTDFILLGLFPGMRHTGLLVSIVLLVYTIAITGNTTLIFLIWADPRLHTSMYFLLSQLSLIDLAFISSIVPKMVTNFFSGRRRISPTGCGAQVFFTLALGIAECLLLTFMAYDRYVAICHPLKYSIIISRQVTHLMSVGSWVGGALASLVHTSYALHFPLCGPRELHHFFCEVKAILKLSCKDTSAYEKGVVMTSTAVVLLPIGLILTSYTLIFLQVLQMNSPEGRNKALATCSSHLTVVTFDYGPATLIYMRPGSSHTPILNQALFMFDTILTPMLNPLIYSLRNREVGGLMRKVLGRYLISK from the coding sequence ATGGAGACAGGAAATGAGACATTGAGCACAGACTTCATTCTCCTGGGCCTTTTCCCTGGAATGAGACACACTGGGCTCCTTGTTTCCATCGTCCTCCTCGTCTACACCATTGCCATCACAGGAAACACCACCCTGATCTTCCTCATCTGGGCAGATCCCCGCCTTCATACCTCCATGTATTTCCTGCTGAGCCAACTCTCCCTCATTGACCTGGCCTTCATCTCTAGCATAGTCCCCAAAATGGTGACCAATTTCTTCTCAGGGAGGAGAAGGATCTCCCCGACTGGCTGTGGGGCCCAGGTGTTCTTCACCTTGGCTCTGGGGATAGCTGAGTGCCTCCTCTTGACATTCATGGCTTAcgaccgctatgtggccatctgtcaCCCTCTCAAATACTCGATCATCATCAGCCGCCAGGTCACCCATCTGATGTCTGTGGGGTCCTGGGTGGGCGGGGCTCTGGCGTCCTTGGTCCATACATCCTACGCTCTGCACTTTCCCCTCTGTGGCCCCCGAGAACTCCACCACTTCTTTTGTGAGGTCAAAGCCATCCTGAAGCTGTCCTGCAAGGACACCTCTGCCTATGAGAAAGGGGTAGTAATGACCAGCACTGCTGTGGTTCTTCTCCCCATAGGCCTCATTCTGACCTCCTACACCCTCATCTTCCTCCAGGTCCTGCAAATGAACTCCCCCGAGGGCAGGAACAAGGCCTTGGctacctgctcctcccaccttaCTGTGGTCACCTTTGACTATGGCCCAGCCACGCTGATATACATGAGGCCTGGGTCTTCCCATACCCCGATTTTGAACCAGGCTCTCTTTATGTTTGACACCATCCTCACCCCCATGCTGAACCCTCTCATCTATAGCCTGAGGAACAGGGAAGTGGGGGGCTTGATGAGGAAGGTGCTGGGGAGGTACCTCATCTCAAAGTAG
- the LOC102510893 gene encoding olfactory receptor 56 has product MQQGNGSSMTDFILLGLFSDSRHPGLLVTIILFILGVAVAGNSVLALLIWGNAHLHTPMYFLLSQLSLMDLTLISTTVPKMLADFFSGHAFISHTGCGVQIFFYLMLGVAECVLLTLMAFDRYLAICSPLRYPVIMTPGVCLQMATGSWAGGVLVSLIHTVYAMNFSTCDSRIIHHFFCEVMAFLKLSCEDTSAYEKVVLASGIVFLLIPFGLILTSYVLIFLTVLHMNSPEGRNKALATCYSHLSVVSLYFGPAMIIYMTPGSSLPLDVGQHLFVFNAVITPMLNPLIYSLRNKEVLEALRKVLWRKLMFKGKR; this is encoded by the coding sequence ATGCAGCAGGGAAACGGGTCCTCCATGACGGATTTCATTCTCCTGGGCCTCTTCTCAGACTCCAGGCATCCTGGCCTTCTCGTCACTATCATTCTCTTCATTCTCGGGGTAGCCGTCGCTGGAAACTCAGTCTTGGCCCTACTGATCTGGGGCAAtgcccacctccacacccccatgtacttcctGCTCAGCCAGCTCTCCCTCATGGACCTCACCCTCATCTCCACCACTGTCCCCAAGATGCTCGCTGACTTCTTCTCTGGACATGCATTCATCTCTCACACTGGCTGCGGAGTCCAGATCTTCTTTTACTTGATGCTAGGAGTGGCTGAGTGTGTTCTCTTGACGCTCATGGCGTTTGACCGCTACTTGGCCATCTGCAGCCCCCTCAGATACCCAGTCATCATGACCCCCGGGGTCTGTTTGCAAATGGCCACGGGTTCGTGGGCTGGAGGGGTGCTCGTCTCCCTCATTCACACAGTTTATGCCATGAATTTCTCTACTTGTGACTCCAGGATAATCCACCATTTCTTCTGTGAAGTCATGGCCTTTCTGAAGCTCTCCTGTGAGGACACCTCAGCCTATGAGAAGGTGGTGCTGGCATCCGGCATTGTCTTCCTCCTCATACCTTTTGGTCTCATCCTGACCTCCTACGTCCTCATCTTTCTCACTGTGCTCCACATGAACTCCCCCGAGGGCAGGAACAAAGCCCTGGCCACCTGCTATTCCCACCTCAGTGTGGTGAGCCTCTACTTTGGTCCAGCCATGATCATCTACATGACCCCAGGTTCCTCTCTGCCCCTAGACGTGGGCCAGCATCTCTTTGTGTTTAATGCAGTCATCACCCCCATGCTGAACCCACTCATCTACAGCCTGAGGAACAAGGAGGTGTTGGAGGCTCTGAGGAAGGTTCTATGGAGAAAGCTGATGTTCAAAGGGAAAAGATGA